A stretch of DNA from Candidatus Aramenus sp. CH1:
TCACAACTGCGGTTTTGACGCTTCCGGAATTGCGGGAGTAATCGGGGCTCCTCATCTTTAGTTCGCCAAAGGAAGCGCCATAAAAGGAAATCGTTTTCATGTTAAAACCTTAAACCCCGCCAAGCGAGGTTTGTCTTCTTACTTATCAAACATGCTATCGTAAGGCCTTGCGAACCTGGGCTCCCAACCTTTTGGTAACTCATCTACCTCAAGTGTCGTGTCCTTAAAGTAGGGGTAAACCCTTTCCTCCTCCAAGAAGGCGTGGAGAGATACCATCGCCAAAAGTAGTCTCAAGTGGTCAAAGTTGGGGTACTCCTCCTTCAGAAGGTCGTTGAAGAGGTTCCAGATCACTACGTGCTGGTACAGCAGTGTCCTCGACAACGGTTTCTCCTCTATTTTAGGGAACACGTATTCCTCTTCCACGTACATGTGGAACTTGGTCACTTCAAATAGGCGAGCTAGCGTGCCCCTCATTTTCTCTACGTCGTAAACTGTCAGCTCATTTAAAGACTTCTCCACAAAGGAGTGATCATCCTTTAGCCCCTGAATGGAGGTCCTCATTCAATCACCTTGATGTCATATATAATTTATCGTTGTTGGCACTAAATAAATATCTTATATACGAATATACGAGGGTTAATACCTTGTTTGTAAAATTAGTGTTAAATTCAAAAAGTTTAGGTATAACGAACTCCATAAAGGTGCTTAGGTTGGACGTAGAGAGCGTGTGACCTTTAGCGTTATTGGTGGGACGCTAAAGCGCCTCCACGGACAGTCGTCAGCTACGGAGATAGGGCCAAAGAAAGGCCGGAAGCCCTAAGGCAGAAAAGCTTAATACGCCAACTTTCAATTCCCCCAAAATGAAAGACGAAGAGGTTAACTCCAGGGACCAAATAGTCAAGAAGATTGGGGAGAACACCGTTAGGTTAGTCCTAGTCATTGTGGGTTACGCGATAGTTGCAGCGGTTGTAAATAACTTGGTTTTTCCCTTCATATCCAGCCTTTCTTTTTCCGTCTTTTCATTTGAAATCTCTGGGAAAGGGGTCTACGCAAACGCGCCCTACGTCAACGTCTTACTAGCGTTGTTATTTGGCTACTTGATCTTGCAGGCTTTCATAGCCATAGTGTACTGGAACCTGAGGCTAAAGTACGACCACTCCACCGCGGCGTCCATGAGGAGCGTCTTCAGGATAATAGGAGTTGGGGTGCTAGTCGCGGCCATAGCGGGTGCGGTTGGAGGCGCTGCCAGTGGGGTCGCCTTGGGTGGGTTCCTAGGGATTGTGGTCGGGTTTGCCTCACAGCAGGTAATGGGGCAAGCGCTGGCAGGGCTCTTCGTCCTCCTCTCTAGGCCATTCAAGATAAAGGACCACGTAAGCGTGCAGGGGGAGGAAGGGACAGTAGAAGAGATAACGACCTTGTTCACCTACATACAGAAGGCGGACAACACTACTGCCATTCTCCCAAACAACATGGTACTAGGTAGCAAAATATACTTTTACCCAAAGCAACAGACCCAGCAAGCCCAACGAGTGGACCAGAAGAAGTGAGATCTACTCCAAGTACTTCCTTCTAATGAATTCGGAGATCTCCTCCACAGCCTTCTCTATGGACACCCTCCCCTTGTCCTCGTTGACCTCTACGTCGCCATCGTTTATTATGCCGTAGGGGCTTGCCTCGTAAGTGGTTATCTCAGTGAAGACGCCTTCCTTCACGCACGGGTCTTTCACCTCCCTCAGCTTGTGTTCCCTGACAAGCGACGGCCTTATCGCCTTCATCTTCGACGTCTCCGCAGAGCCGGCGTGGAGGTCTACATTGCCGAACAAGTGGGCGTCCTTGCCCACTAGGTTGATCACGTGTACCTTGAACGGGGGAGAGGAGAAGTTGAACTCCCTCTGCACAATGTCCAATACGCTCTCGTTTCCCCCGTGGCCGTTGACTATGACGAGCCCCCTCAAGTTGAGCGACTTGGAGCTCTCCAGCAGGTCAAGGAGGTAGCTGACCATTGTCACGTACCTCACCCCCAGGAAGGGGAACCCCTTGTGCTCCAGGGAACATCCCACGTAGAGTGTGGGGAAGAGTAGAACGTGCTCGGGGAACCTCTCCTCTATCCTCCTCGCCACTTCCTCAGCTATAATCGCGTCTGTCCCCATTGGCAAGTGTGGGCCATGTTGCTCCACACTGCCTATCGGCAGGAGCCCAACCTTTCCGCCGACCTCTTCCATGGTAGCCTCTAAAAGCTTCATGAGAAATTAATATTAAGATAAGGATATAAGTTAATGTTTTTAAACTGTCCACCCGCTTCCTTGCCTCTTTTAAAAAATTTTGGGAAAAGCCCTCAGTTCCCATGCCGTGGAATTAAACCTTTCAAATTGTCGTTTAAGATCGCTTATTAGCTTGTCGGGGAAAACTAAGACATGTACCTTGTAATAAAGAACCATCCAATCGAGGGCCCTGGCACCTTGGTCGACCTCTTGGACGACAAGGTAAAGGAGGCCATGGCGTGGGACGACTACCCTAAGGGCTTTGACGGACTAATAGTAATGGGAGGGCCCATGGGCGTCTACGAGGCAGACAAGTACCCCTTCTTGTATAAGGAGATGGAAGCGATAAGGGAAGCAGTGGACTCTGGGAAGAGGGTGTTGGGGGTCTGCTTGGGCTCACAGCTGACCTCGAAGGCCCTCGGTGGAGAAGTGGTCAAGGGTCACTTCGGCCCAGAGATAGGCGTCCACACCGTGAAGTTCCTAAACCACCTTGGAGAGAGGAGGGTGTTCCAGTGGCACGGTGACACGTTTACCCTTCCACGGAGCTCCTCCCTCCTAGCTTATAGCGACAAGTACTTCCAGGCTTTTGCGTTCAAAAGGGCGCTTGCACTTCAGTTCCACGTTGAGGTTGACTCGAAGATCGTGGAGAAGTGGGTTGAGGAGTACGGAGGGGACAAGAAAATAGTCGAGGAAGTGAGGGAGGTAGAGGACGAGCTTTACAGCCTCGCCAAGGAGTTGGTCAAGCTCTGGTTACAACTCTGAAGGTGTAGTTCTTTATGAGCAGAGCCGATATCAGGGTGAGCACCATTATCCCTATCCCCGTTATGGATATGTAGTTGAACGCCGTAGCCGAGGGCACAAAGCCCAGGACTAGGGGCTGGTTGTTGTACATCATCACTATGGGGTCTTGGTAGGAGTCCATGAATACGGTGGCTATCACTGGTCCCGCTGAACCCCCTAGCGTCCTCAGCAACGTGTTCATCCCCATCCCCGTCGTCCTGTACTCGTCTGGGAGGGAGAGTGCTACCATGTTCACTAAGGGGAGGATTATTGCCACAAGCCCCACAGAGGACAGGAAGCCGTCCTCCAGTATTGCAAGTGGGGTCGCCCTGTTTACTATAAAAAGGAAGTAGGAGACTATCCCCAGCACAGTCCCCAGGATCATTATGGGCTTGGGTCCAACCCTCGGCAGTAGCCTACCGAACAAGGGCCCGAATATGACCATCCCAAAGGCAACTGGCGACATCAAGAGCCCGGACTGTATTATGGAGAGGCCTAGGCCATATGGGGCGGGTAGCTGAGAGTAGTAGACCAGGAAGATGAACACCATGAACATCCCAACCCCCGAAATGAGCCCAACCAAGTTGGCAGCGGCGAAGTTCCTTACCTTAAAGAGCTCAAGCTTTAGGAGGGGCTCACTTGTCCTTCTCTCGAAGGCGATGAAGGCGCCGAAGAGCGCTATCCCCGAGAACAGCAACAACAAGTTCTGCAAAGAGAATTCACCCCAGTCCGGTATCTCCGTCAAGTAAACCAACGTCATCACGGTGGCCAGCCCTATTAGCGTCGCCCCTACCACGTCCACCCTCTCCTCGACCCTGTGACCAGTGTGAGGTAAGTAGACCTCGGAGAGGGCGAACACCACAAGCGAGAGGATAGCTGCCGTGTGGAAGGCGTACTGCCAGCCTAGGTCTTGGACTATGTAGGAGCCTATGAGAAGCCCCAGTGCAGGGCCTATGCCTAGGATTGCGCTGAGTATGGCTTGGGCAAAGGCTACCCTCTCCCTGGGGTACAAGTCGGTAATTATCGAGATTGCTATTGGGAAGATGGAGAACCCGACCCCTTGGATCGCCCTCGCCGCGATGAGTACCCAGACGTTTGGGGAGAAACCAGCTAGGGCCACCGCCACGATGTAGAACAAGATAGCTATGGTGTACATCCTCTTCTTGCCGTATGTGTCTGCCAGCTTTCCCATAAGGGGAGAGGTGGCCGCAGCGACTATCATGTAGGCGGAGGTTATCCACCCGGCGAGCGTCGCGGAAATTGAGAAGTCCGTCTCTATAGTTGGGAGGGCCGGGATTACCATAGTCTCCACGTAGTTGACTATTAACAACATTGCAGAAAGGAGAGCCATTGTCCTAGTCTTGATGTCCATAGTAACCTAAAGCTACTCCACGAGATAAAAAGTTTTCGATATATCTATTTCACGCATAGCAGAACGACGTCAAGTGACTTACACAAGGTTTTAACTGTTTTTTCATAATATATGATATGAAGGTTTCAACTGGAAAAATGGACTACTTCCTAGACGACGTTACGGTGCTCTACGGGGAGGAGGTAGACGACTTGGTAACGTCTCTCAGTGCCCTTGACCCCACGGGCTACGCCAACTTGAGGAGGAGAGTAGCGTGGGACCTCTACTTTAAGGCTTCAAGGGCCTTCTCAAACCAGATCAGGGAGGCGTTCTTCGCCCTCTTTGAGCTCTCGGCCATAGTGAGGGAGCTGAACTTCCGGTTTGTAAACCCCTCATACGCGTTACCATCAGTGGTCGAGAGGCTGAGCACCTCAGCTAAGCTCAAGTGGGAGAAGGGGAGGGTAACCCTGAAGGACCCCGTGGAGGTCGAGGTGGAGTTTGACGTAGCTAAGGAAATAGGGAAACGCGTCAAGGTGGAGGTGGACGGTAAGGAGGTTAAAGCGAGTCCCACCCCTACTGGGGAGAAGACAAGGCTAGACCTCAGCAGGCTGACCGGGGTAAAGGGGATGTTCCTGAGCCTGGACTCCACCTACGATGAGGGGAACTTGAGGGCCTCTTTGAACCTCGAGTACGTGCCAGAGGACAGGGGGATGAACAAGGACGTAGACGTGGAGGAGCTAAACAAGGTGTTAAGGGTTACGGCAAAGGAGGTCAACGAGAAGTCCATTGGCTCCCAATCCACCTTCGAGGACTTTATGGTAAGCGTGGCGGAGGTCTTGGTAGAGCCCACCATCTCCTCCTTTAGGGAGGAACTAGAGAGGACGTTGGGAGTGAGAGAGATGGTCTACATACCCCCGTCAAGGCCCTTCCTTCTCAACGCGTCCTTCTCGGCCTTGACCGAGCAGGAGGTCGCACAGCTCTTTTCAAGCAACTGCGTTATGGCAATGGAGAGGGTGAGGAGAGGGAAAGGAGTGCTGAGTGAAAACTCACTAGGGCTAAAGGTCGACGGAGGGGTAGTGGAGTACCAAGGGGTCCAAGTTACTTCTGCCCTCAAGTGGGTCAAAGCCTTGGCCACTGTGATCCTAGAGCTCGCCTCTGTGAGGGATAGAGCGTTGATAGTGATTGAGGCCCCAGAGGAGTACCTAACGGAGGACAAGAGGAAAGTGATCCTGGAAGTACTGTCAAGGGAGGTTGAGAAGGGAAACAAGCTCCTGGTCTCGACGTGGGACAGGGGAATGGCGATGGCGCTGAGGTCTCACTTCTCCTCCACTAGGTAGTTCCTGAGCACTCCAATTCCAGTTATCTCCGCCTCCATCATGTCCCCTGGCTTCAAGTACCTCCCCGTGGCCAGCGCCACCCCCTGCGGGGTGCCCGTTGAGATCACGTCTCCAGGGGAGAGGGTTATCCCGTTTGAGGCGTACTCAATTACCTCGTCTACCTTAAATATCATGTCCTCAGCATAGCCCTCTTGCCTTACCTCGCCGTTCACCTTGAGCGTCAGCTTCACAGAGTTGGGATCAAGCTCGTCCCTCGTCACTATCCAAGGCCCTAGGGGCATGGCCGTGTCCATGCCCTTCCCGTGGACCCACCTCATCCCGTAAGGAGGTTCTGGGGGGAACTGCTTGTCCCTAAAGCTCACGTCGTTGGCTATAGTGTACCCAAAAACGTAGTTGAACGCCCCCCTCCTTGGGATATACTTCCCCCTCTTGCCTATGACAACTGCAAGCTCCACCTCGTGGTCCACCCTGCTAGACGCCTTCGGGTAGACCACTGGCTGGTTGTGACCCACTAAGGCGTTGGCGAACTTCGTGAAGAGATATGGCTCCTTGGGAGGGGAGGTGCTGGTCTCGTTGCCGTGGGACTTGTAGTTTACAGCTAGTAGGAGGATCTTCTCTGGACGTTCAATGGGAGGGTAATAAACGATCTTCTCTGGGTCGTAGGACACCTCTCTCTCCACTCCCTTCAGCTTGGACAAGGTCTCCTTAGCCAAGAGGAGTGCCCCATCTCCCCCTGCAACGAACTCCTTCAAGTCGAAGAACCAGTTGGGAGCACTTGCCTCAAACACCACCTCGTAGGCTTTTGCTAAATCTACTACCCTGCCGTCAAGTAGAACTCCTACCCTCTTTCCTTCCCCTGGTACGGGAGAAAAGGAAAGTAACTTCATGGTAGAAATTAGCGGGGTTTCACTTAAAAACTTGCGTTGACTACATTCGGGTTTAAACTTTTTATATAGGGGTCGTAT
This window harbors:
- a CDS encoding creatininase family protein; this translates as MKLLEATMEEVGGKVGLLPIGSVEQHGPHLPMGTDAIIAEEVARRIEERFPEHVLLFPTLYVGCSLEHKGFPFLGVRYVTMVSYLLDLLESSKSLNLRGLVIVNGHGGNESVLDIVQREFNFSSPPFKVHVINLVGKDAHLFGNVDLHAGSAETSKMKAIRPSLVREHKLREVKDPCVKEGVFTEITTYEASPYGIINDGDVEVNEDKGRVSIEKAVEEISEFIRRKYLE
- a CDS encoding MFS transporter, coding for MDIKTRTMALLSAMLLIVNYVETMVIPALPTIETDFSISATLAGWITSAYMIVAAATSPLMGKLADTYGKKRMYTIAILFYIVAVALAGFSPNVWVLIAARAIQGVGFSIFPIAISIITDLYPRERVAFAQAILSAILGIGPALGLLIGSYIVQDLGWQYAFHTAAILSLVVFALSEVYLPHTGHRVEERVDVVGATLIGLATVMTLVYLTEIPDWGEFSLQNLLLLFSGIALFGAFIAFERRTSEPLLKLELFKVRNFAAANLVGLISGVGMFMVFIFLVYYSQLPAPYGLGLSIIQSGLLMSPVAFGMVIFGPLFGRLLPRVGPKPIMILGTVLGIVSYFLFIVNRATPLAILEDGFLSSVGLVAIILPLVNMVALSLPDEYRTTGMGMNTLLRTLGGSAGPVIATVFMDSYQDPIVMMYNNQPLVLGFVPSATAFNYISITGIGIMVLTLISALLIKNYTFRVVTRA
- a CDS encoding hemerythrin domain-containing protein produces the protein MRTSIQGLKDDHSFVEKSLNELTVYDVEKMRGTLARLFEVTKFHMYVEEEYVFPKIEEKPLSRTLLYQHVVIWNLFNDLLKEEYPNFDHLRLLLAMVSLHAFLEEERVYPYFKDTTLEVDELPKGWEPRFARPYDSMFDK
- a CDS encoding mechanosensitive ion channel family protein; the encoded protein is MKDEEVNSRDQIVKKIGENTVRLVLVIVGYAIVAAVVNNLVFPFISSLSFSVFSFEISGKGVYANAPYVNVLLALLFGYLILQAFIAIVYWNLRLKYDHSTAASMRSVFRIIGVGVLVAAIAGAVGGAASGVALGGFLGIVVGFASQQVMGQALAGLFVLLSRPFKIKDHVSVQGEEGTVEEITTLFTYIQKADNTTAILPNNMVLGSKIYFYPKQQTQQAQRVDQKK
- a CDS encoding fumarylacetoacetate hydrolase family protein, whose product is MKLLSFSPVPGEGKRVGVLLDGRVVDLAKAYEVVFEASAPNWFFDLKEFVAGGDGALLLAKETLSKLKGVEREVSYDPEKIVYYPPIERPEKILLLAVNYKSHGNETSTSPPKEPYLFTKFANALVGHNQPVVYPKASSRVDHEVELAVVIGKRGKYIPRRGAFNYVFGYTIANDVSFRDKQFPPEPPYGMRWVHGKGMDTAMPLGPWIVTRDELDPNSVKLTLKVNGEVRQEGYAEDMIFKVDEVIEYASNGITLSPGDVISTGTPQGVALATGRYLKPGDMMEAEITGIGVLRNYLVEEK
- a CDS encoding type 1 glutamine amidotransferase: MYLVIKNHPIEGPGTLVDLLDDKVKEAMAWDDYPKGFDGLIVMGGPMGVYEADKYPFLYKEMEAIREAVDSGKRVLGVCLGSQLTSKALGGEVVKGHFGPEIGVHTVKFLNHLGERRVFQWHGDTFTLPRSSSLLAYSDKYFQAFAFKRALALQFHVEVDSKIVEKWVEEYGGDKKIVEEVREVEDELYSLAKELVKLWLQL